Proteins encoded within one genomic window of Syntrophobacterales bacterium:
- a CDS encoding porin, translating into MKKLFAAILALGLIVAVSGTASAVDVKFGGSYYVVGVYDDNPSLADSDASYSRAYMFQRIRLQPVFKIAEGLTFTARMDAMEGNWNVDRSKFKSGGGNTGFDWERGYVTFNSGIGKFDVGYQAAGAWGIDWADSGTTRPRVKLTTKVGPMILVAIYEKHVENNALALVDADMDAYYLAAIYPFKGGSAGLLYGYIDKADNRPTPAAFRTTKQILYPYMKATFGSVFVEAELNYIFGKKAEFDSGAADIDYEGWGAFLRATTKAGPAEVGVQLGWSKGDDAGTNDKDETGPGKGADWNPALILMNDDLATWSGGDVNTAGNANISTGLQIINVFANYKVTPKFSAGAALTYAKADKVAANWDKDYGLEFDVTAAYKLYDNLTYMVGAGYLWTGDYYKKGVAAAKVDDDYILMNKLTLSF; encoded by the coding sequence ATGAAGAAGTTATTTGCAGCAATCCTCGCCCTCGGCCTGATCGTGGCCGTAAGCGGGACCGCGTCCGCCGTGGACGTAAAGTTCGGCGGGTCGTACTATGTGGTTGGCGTCTATGACGACAACCCCAGCCTGGCGGATAGCGATGCTTCCTATTCACGCGCCTATATGTTCCAGAGAATCAGGCTCCAGCCGGTCTTCAAGATCGCCGAAGGCCTGACCTTCACCGCCCGGATGGACGCGATGGAAGGGAACTGGAACGTTGATCGGTCCAAGTTTAAATCAGGTGGAGGAAATACAGGCTTTGACTGGGAACGCGGCTATGTGACGTTCAACTCTGGCATCGGCAAGTTCGATGTCGGTTACCAGGCAGCCGGCGCCTGGGGTATTGACTGGGCCGACAGTGGAACAACCCGCCCGAGAGTCAAGCTGACCACCAAAGTCGGCCCGATGATCCTGGTCGCGATCTATGAAAAGCATGTCGAGAACAATGCGTTGGCATTAGTTGACGCCGACATGGACGCCTACTACCTCGCTGCGATCTATCCGTTCAAGGGTGGTTCGGCAGGCCTTCTGTATGGATACATAGACAAGGCTGACAACAGGCCTACACCCGCTGCGTTCAGAACGACCAAGCAGATCCTCTACCCCTACATGAAAGCAACCTTCGGATCCGTTTTTGTTGAAGCCGAACTCAACTACATTTTCGGGAAAAAGGCTGAATTTGATTCGGGTGCAGCCGACATAGATTATGAAGGATGGGGCGCGTTCCTCCGTGCAACGACAAAGGCTGGCCCTGCCGAAGTTGGTGTTCAGCTTGGTTGGTCCAAGGGCGATGATGCCGGTACCAACGACAAGGATGAGACCGGTCCCGGCAAAGGCGCCGACTGGAACCCCGCTTTGATCCTGATGAATGACGACCTGGCTACCTGGTCCGGTGGCGATGTCAACACCGCCGGCAACGCCAATATCAGCACCGGTCTCCAGATTATCAACGTCTTCGCCAATTACAAGGTAACGCCGAAATTCTCGGCGGGCGCCGCCCTGACCTACGCCAAGGCGGATAAGGTCGCCGCTAATTGGGATAAAGACTACGGTCTGGAATTCGACGTCACTGCCGCCTACAAGCTCTACGACAACCTGACCTACATGGTTGGCGCCGGCTATCTGTGGACCGGTGATTACTACAAGAAGGGCGTTGCCGCCGCGAAGGTTGACGACGACTACATCCTGATGAACAAGCTGACCCTGAGCTTCTAA
- the acs gene encoding acetate--CoA ligase — MEEAKKTQLEQVYPPSARVTEASYIKSREEYEALYREFLSDPPAFWAKQADEYLSFFKKWEKVEDYNFDIRKGPISVKYFAGAKLNVSYNCLDRHLEKKGDKTALLWVGNEPGEERKITYRELHREVSKFANVLKSRGVKKGDRVCIYMPMVPEAGIAMLACSRIGAIHTVVFGGFSPDALAVRIKDSLAKILIVCDGSFRGAKAVPQKKDADTALAECPSVEHVIVVKRVGERLGKIDWTPGRDLWWHEEMEQVSDVCEPEWMDAEDPLFILYTSGSTGKPKGALHTTAGYLLFIAYTHKLGFDINENDIWWCTADIGWVTGHSYVLYGPLCNGGTSLMFEGVPNYPTYSRFWQIVEKYRVTKFYTAPTAIRAIAREGNQWVEGIDLSSLRILGSVGEPLNPEAWLWYYNVIGQGLCPIVDTWWQTETGGFMIFPLPGAIPIKPAMATLPIMGVVPALVDDTSGAELKETVARGALCIKRPWPGITRTIYGDHKKYEATYFESFPGYYFAGDGALRDEDGYYRITGRIDDVINVSGHRMGTAEVEAALNSHEKVAESAVVGYPHEIKGQSIYAYVTLKAGIEKSDELKKELVVHVRNVIGPIATPEKLQWADGLPKTRSGKIMRRILKKVAANEIGDLGDTSTLADPAVVNDLIKNRL; from the coding sequence ATGGAAGAAGCGAAAAAAACACAGTTGGAGCAGGTTTATCCACCGTCGGCAAGGGTTACGGAAGCATCGTATATCAAAAGCAGGGAGGAATACGAGGCGCTCTACCGGGAATTTCTCAGTGATCCTCCCGCCTTCTGGGCGAAACAGGCCGATGAATATCTGTCCTTTTTTAAAAAGTGGGAGAAGGTTGAGGATTACAATTTCGACATCCGCAAGGGGCCGATCAGCGTCAAGTATTTCGCCGGCGCGAAGCTGAATGTTTCTTACAACTGTCTTGACCGCCACCTCGAAAAAAAGGGCGATAAGACCGCGCTTTTGTGGGTCGGTAACGAGCCGGGGGAGGAGCGGAAAATAACCTACCGGGAGCTCCATCGGGAGGTCTCGAAATTCGCCAATGTCCTTAAATCACGAGGGGTTAAAAAGGGAGACCGGGTGTGCATCTACATGCCGATGGTCCCCGAAGCGGGAATCGCGATGCTGGCCTGCTCCCGGATCGGTGCGATTCACACCGTCGTCTTCGGCGGCTTCAGCCCCGACGCCCTGGCCGTCCGGATCAAGGATTCGCTGGCGAAAATCCTGATCGTCTGCGACGGTTCGTTTCGCGGGGCGAAGGCCGTTCCGCAGAAAAAAGACGCCGATACCGCGCTTGCGGAATGCCCGTCGGTCGAGCATGTGATCGTGGTAAAGAGGGTCGGCGAGCGACTGGGAAAAATCGACTGGACGCCCGGCCGCGATCTGTGGTGGCACGAGGAGATGGAGCAGGTCTCCGACGTCTGCGAACCGGAATGGATGGACGCCGAGGATCCACTCTTTATCCTCTATACCTCCGGTTCCACCGGCAAGCCGAAGGGCGCGCTCCACACCACCGCCGGCTATCTGCTTTTTATCGCCTACACCCATAAACTGGGCTTCGACATCAATGAAAACGACATCTGGTGGTGCACCGCCGACATCGGCTGGGTGACCGGTCACAGCTACGTTCTCTACGGCCCCCTGTGCAACGGCGGCACGTCGCTGATGTTCGAGGGGGTTCCCAACTACCCGACCTACAGCCGCTTCTGGCAGATCGTCGAAAAATACCGGGTGACGAAGTTCTACACGGCGCCCACGGCGATCCGCGCGATTGCCCGGGAAGGAAACCAGTGGGTGGAAGGGATTGACCTGTCGTCGCTCAGGATTCTCGGCTCGGTCGGCGAACCGCTCAATCCGGAGGCGTGGCTCTGGTATTACAACGTCATCGGCCAGGGGCTCTGCCCGATTGTCGATACCTGGTGGCAGACGGAAACGGGCGGCTTCATGATCTTTCCTTTGCCCGGCGCGATCCCGATCAAGCCGGCGATGGCGACGCTGCCGATCATGGGGGTGGTTCCCGCCCTGGTTGACGACACCAGCGGCGCGGAACTCAAGGAAACGGTCGCCCGCGGCGCTCTTTGCATCAAGCGGCCCTGGCCCGGCATCACCCGGACAATCTACGGCGATCACAAGAAGTACGAAGCGACCTACTTTGAATCTTTTCCCGGCTACTATTTCGCCGGGGACGGCGCGCTTCGGGACGAGGACGGCTATTACCGGATTACCGGGCGCATTGACGACGTGATCAACGTCTCCGGCCACCGGATGGGAACCGCCGAGGTGGAGGCGGCGCTCAACTCCCACGAGAAGGTCGCCGAGTCCGCCGTCGTCGGTTATCCGCACGAGATCAAGGGGCAGTCTATTTACGCGTATGTGACCTTGAAGGCGGGAATAGAGAAATCGGACGAGCTGAAAAAGGAACTGGTCGTGCATGTGCGCAATGTCATCGGCCCCATAGCGACGCCGGAGAAGCTCCAGTGGGCGGACGGGCTTCCGAAGACCCGGAGCGGCAAGATCATGCGGCGGATTTTGAAGAAGGTCGCCGCCAACGAGATCGGGGACCTCGGCGATACCAGCACGCTAGCGGATCCGGCGGTCGTCAATGATCTGATCAAGAACAGGCTGTAG